Proteins co-encoded in one Funiculus sociatus GB2-C1 genomic window:
- a CDS encoding GNAT family N-acetyltransferase, producing the protein MNRPIQLLRVRDRQVVDAILTEVTQKHLNDAETLWEPLLQGTGAEDEYWDWVAKSRRAKLLPGDELYAIECDGVTQGLMTIDLLKKRCQIESQLRQRLVYIRGLATAPWNRPAMTNPPTYKGVGGNLIDFAIARSYELGYQGRIGLHALPGALGFYRKLRVRLLDCGSDPEEPDNLIYFETLRQQP; encoded by the coding sequence TTGAATCGCCCTATTCAGCTTCTTAGAGTTCGAGATAGACAAGTCGTTGATGCCATCCTGACGGAGGTAACTCAGAAGCACTTGAATGATGCCGAAACGCTTTGGGAACCTTTACTTCAGGGGACTGGAGCAGAGGATGAGTACTGGGATTGGGTTGCCAAGAGCCGTCGAGCCAAGCTGTTACCGGGAGATGAACTTTATGCGATTGAGTGTGATGGGGTCACTCAGGGCTTGATGACCATCGACCTTTTGAAAAAGCGCTGCCAGATTGAATCTCAATTGAGACAGAGGTTAGTGTACATTAGAGGGCTGGCAACGGCTCCTTGGAATAGACCTGCCATGACGAATCCTCCTACCTACAAAGGGGTTGGTGGAAACTTAATCGATTTTGCGATCGCCCGAAGTTATGAATTAGGTTATCAAGGCAGGATAGGCTTACATGCCTTGCCAGGTGCGTTAGGATTCTACAGAAAGCTAAGGGTGAGACTGCTCGATTGCGGTTCCGACCCTGAAGAACCGGACAATCTCATCTATTTTGAAACCCTACGGCAACAGCCATGA